In one window of Fibrobacter sp. UWT2 DNA:
- a CDS encoding BON domain-containing protein, whose translation MDPHIPLLCCCDACGTMFVAFSNEFVFCSREFVNQDYAKIYGYNRIAAGNWIFFKETPKPGIVKSVFQSPDKQIFVVNYDGGPDQRIELPKVVIDHEESPEGYRLLPIQSAQTLLGDYIYHAIRDQFGVAVGFVNDGEKDKLVVLLKDKTLVFITLPPLAQNVSNEKLMAVVQGKLAQVFPDQCSKVTVEVAQGIVYLNGLVDNLSIQRSMVRCVNALPKVRGCVDFTRVLVSPFVTDAQIEKSVYEQIEAPGTYLFDCKLSVVEGKVQLEACCYENERPKDLENRLSEIPGVRDLILLVTEVYEPVNVELCKKVEAEISTSTFLRGANIRVSCNNRRFLMEGSVQSILQKELAFATVLKNVKTTSIENRLRIV comes from the coding sequence ATGGATCCGCATATTCCTCTGCTTTGCTGCTGCGATGCCTGTGGCACCATGTTTGTGGCGTTCTCGAATGAATTTGTTTTTTGCAGTCGAGAATTCGTCAATCAGGATTACGCCAAGATTTATGGCTATAACCGCATAGCGGCGGGCAACTGGATTTTTTTCAAGGAAACCCCGAAACCGGGAATCGTCAAGAGCGTTTTTCAGTCGCCGGACAAGCAGATTTTTGTTGTCAATTATGATGGCGGCCCCGATCAAAGAATCGAACTTCCTAAAGTCGTCATTGATCATGAAGAATCTCCTGAAGGTTACCGCCTGTTGCCCATACAGAGCGCACAGACGCTTTTGGGCGATTATATCTATCACGCTATCCGCGACCAGTTTGGCGTTGCCGTAGGCTTTGTGAATGACGGCGAAAAAGATAAGCTGGTGGTGCTGCTGAAAGACAAGACTTTGGTCTTTATTACGCTTCCGCCCTTGGCTCAAAACGTGTCCAACGAAAAGTTGATGGCTGTTGTGCAGGGCAAGCTGGCCCAGGTTTTTCCGGATCAGTGCTCCAAGGTGACTGTCGAAGTGGCGCAGGGCATTGTTTACTTGAACGGCCTTGTCGATAATCTCTCGATCCAGCGGTCGATGGTGCGGTGCGTGAATGCGCTCCCTAAGGTGCGAGGCTGCGTCGACTTTACTCGCGTCCTGGTGTCGCCTTTTGTGACCGATGCACAGATTGAAAAGTCCGTGTATGAACAAATTGAAGCGCCGGGAACGTACCTGTTCGATTGTAAGCTTAGTGTTGTAGAGGGTAAGGTTCAGCTGGAAGCCTGCTGTTACGAGAATGAACGCCCCAAGGACTTGGAAAACCGTTTGTCAGAAATTCCCGGGGTTCGCGACTTGATTTTGCTGGTGACAGAAGTTTATGAACCCGTGAACGTGGAACTTTGCAAAAAGGTAGAAGCAGAAATTTCGACCAGCACTTTCTTGCGTGGCGCCAACATTAGGGTGTCTTGCAATAACCGTAGATTTTTGATGGAAGGCTCAGTCCAATCCATTTTGCAGAAAGAGCTGGCGTTTGCAACCGTTTTGAAAAATGTCAAGACGACATCTATTGAAAATAGATTAAGAATTGTATAG
- the gltX gene encoding glutamate--tRNA ligase, with translation MCENCNSAKSPVRVRFAPSPTGYLHVGGARTAIYNYFFAKHMGGTFYLRIEDTDRKRYNETALHDLMRDLKWLGLQWDEGPGCEGDCGPYFQSERLDIYHREIKKLLDAGYAYYCFCSEERLQEVRAEQEKSHVPVTGYDRHCRNISREEAEARIAAGEKAVIRFKVPETGVTEFDDMIRGHISYQNELLDDLVLIKRDGYPTYHFASVVDDHLMGTTHVLRGDEWISSTPKHELLYKAFGWQPPVWCHLPVILDKNGGKLSKRKGAASVGDFRDLGYLPETLVNYLALLGWNPGDDREVMTIKEMVDSFTLERINPKSASFDEKKLQWMNGQHIHLCDDGMLKGIMKEGLVAKGIDLSNEPEARLDEIVKQLKPRAHFVQDLADMAVYFFVAPTTYDEKGAKKHFGEGSKEVATLVRDMLASIEDFKTPVIEKGFYDLAERCGHKVGELVGAPRLAVSGVTAGPGLWEMFELIGKEEVLRRIDVALPLMK, from the coding sequence ATGTGCGAAAATTGCAACTCCGCTAAGTCTCCTGTCCGCGTGCGTTTTGCTCCGAGCCCGACGGGCTACCTGCATGTGGGCGGTGCTCGTACCGCTATCTACAATTACTTTTTTGCCAAACACATGGGCGGTACGTTCTACCTGCGTATCGAAGATACCGACCGTAAGCGTTACAACGAAACTGCATTGCACGACTTGATGCGCGACCTCAAGTGGTTGGGCCTGCAGTGGGACGAAGGTCCGGGCTGCGAAGGCGACTGCGGTCCGTATTTCCAGAGCGAACGCTTGGACATTTACCACCGCGAAATCAAGAAGCTCTTGGATGCTGGCTACGCATACTACTGCTTCTGCTCCGAAGAACGCCTGCAGGAAGTCCGTGCCGAACAGGAAAAGTCTCACGTGCCGGTGACCGGTTACGACCGTCATTGCCGTAACATCAGCCGCGAAGAAGCCGAAGCCCGCATTGCCGCCGGCGAAAAGGCCGTGATTCGCTTCAAGGTTCCGGAAACGGGCGTCACTGAATTCGATGACATGATCCGCGGACACATCAGTTACCAGAACGAACTTTTGGATGACCTGGTGCTCATCAAGCGCGACGGTTATCCGACCTACCACTTTGCAAGCGTCGTGGATGACCACTTGATGGGTACGACCCACGTGCTCCGCGGCGACGAATGGATTAGCTCCACGCCGAAGCACGAACTCTTGTACAAGGCTTTCGGCTGGCAGCCGCCCGTATGGTGCCACTTGCCGGTGATTCTCGACAAGAACGGCGGTAAGCTTTCCAAGCGCAAGGGTGCAGCTTCTGTGGGTGATTTCCGCGACCTCGGCTACCTGCCCGAAACGCTCGTGAACTACCTCGCTCTCCTCGGCTGGAACCCGGGCGACGACCGCGAAGTTATGACCATCAAGGAAATGGTGGACAGCTTCACTCTTGAACGCATCAACCCGAAGTCTGCCAGCTTCGACGAAAAGAAACTCCAGTGGATGAACGGCCAGCACATTCACCTGTGCGACGATGGCATGCTCAAGGGAATCATGAAGGAAGGCCTTGTTGCCAAGGGCATCGACCTTTCCAACGAACCGGAAGCTCGCCTCGATGAAATCGTGAAACAGCTCAAGCCGCGCGCCCACTTTGTGCAGGACTTGGCCGACATGGCCGTGTACTTCTTTGTGGCTCCGACGACCTATGACGAAAAGGGTGCCAAGAAGCACTTTGGTGAAGGTTCCAAGGAAGTGGCAACGCTCGTGCGCGACATGCTCGCCTCCATCGAAGACTTCAAGACTCCGGTCATCGAAAAGGGCTTCTACGACCTCGCCGAACGTTGTGGCCACAAGGTCGGTGAACTCGTCGGTGCTCCGCGTCTCGCCGTGTCTGGCGTTACCGCTGGCCCCGGCCTCTGGGAAATGTTTGAACTGATTGGCAAGGAAGAAGTGCTCCGCCGCATCGACGTGGCTCTCCCGCTCATGAAGTAG